TCTgcaaaaacgaaaaacaCACGCCTAAAAAGAATGAAACCTGTACGTCGCCGATATTAGGCAGCGCCCCGTCTCTGTACCTAAGAACTCTTCGCTGGAGCAGACACACATACACCTATGCCTTCAGCGACGCGAGGTCCACAGCGGAATGCAACACcccagaagcagcagcaaaACTTGAGGACAAACCAATGCATACACGAAATGCACAAGCAGATACAGGTGCTTTCGTAGATCGAAAACCTGCCGTTCACGAGAAAGAATTTTTGGCTTTTTTTGTTCttcacgcatgcagagtTCAGAGTTCTCCTGGCTGCGCCTCACCCGAGGAAGAGAAATGGACGGGGAAGCCACAGAAGACGTGGTTGTTGCGCACGGGGAAGTCCATTTGCTGCCAGATGTAATAAATTTCCTCCTGAACGCGGAATAGGGAACGCAGAAAAAATGAAGAAACGCATCGACGACGTCTGCTGGCACCAACGGACttcgggcgggcgcgggtgAGGGCAGAGACAGTGAAACGACAGACCTCATTTGATGATAACGCAGGAGGTGAGACAAAAACAGTGGAGCGCTCGCCAGGGAAGCTACTCTTCACCACCCACGGTAGCGCTTGAGAAGGCGCAAGCAGTGACAGGAATGAAGAAAAAACGCTGACAAAACGGTGACGTGTCCTGGCAGATGCCCCCTTCAAGGGTTTCTCTATTCGTCTCTTTCTTGACTGGGCTGAGccacggagagagagaggccggcATGGGAGGAGAatcgccgcgggcgtcgaggAAATCTTCTCGAGGTCGCCCGCAGGTCCGCGATTTGAAAATGGAAACACTCACCATGCGATAATACCATTTCCACTTAGCGACTTGATCCGCCGCGTAGTGCCCGGTAGGCGACGGGCGATGCCACTCAATAGGCGGCACGACCTGCGACGAGTAAGAACACGAAACAGACAACTGTAGAAAAGTTTGTTGACGTGTTGTTCTGCTCCATTGCAGCAACTGGCTTCCGCGTCATGGGGAAGTGCCTGTCTCGGCGCGTTCCTCTCGCGGCCGTTTCTTTGCCTCTTTGGTTTCGAGGCAGATCCTTCCCTTCGTCTTGGTCTTAATGCGAATTTAACTATGGCGGGagcgcggccttccgcctcctgAACGCCTCGGCCTGCCGCCACTCCcattcgctctctctcgccctctccaagccttcttcttctgccgctcgggtctcttcttcgcgccacccctccccgccccgtCCCCCTCGACTggtttcctctgcagcgcctgccgtcCGCGACTGTCGCGCGTTCTCCCTCTCCACGACcggcctcgcgtctgctttttttcttcgccgcggcatGTTTTTTCGCCTACCGGCTCCTCctccgttttcttcgcgtaggcccccgcgccggcgcggggtTCGGCGGCCGGCGGGGAGGCGGGCTGCTCGAgtctttcctcctcgtcttccgcgtctgcggcctgcggcttcgccaCTCGGACTTTCTTGTCTGCAGGCCTCTCCGTAGCGAGACCAAGCGCCGCGATGTCCACCCCCCCGTCATACGCCGCGTACTCCTCCGCAccctgcgtcggcgcccgcagcaaGTCGCGCACCAACGCCTCCTGATCTTCCTCGTTCGGCGCAGGCGTGTAGCCTGAagagcagccgcgcagaacAACACACGCAgtcgagagagacacagaaggCACATCGACGCCGCCACGCCCCCGCCTCGAGACGCGAGCAGACACACATAAATGTGAAGAGTCACAAACGTAAAGAGGCACGTCGCCAAAAAAGTATTCTAGTGGGTGACTCGAGTTCTGTTGGAGGCTGACACGCGCGCCGAAGCACGCCAAACACGGGCTCACAGACGCCTCTCGAGCGCAGCCGTGATGTGCATagcaagagaaagagagagagcacGACAGTTTCTGTGGATAAGCTTGTATTCGCCTCTGAACTGCCTCCTCGGAACTGCCTCCTGTTTTCGATAGATGTGAGCAGCTAGCTACGCGCACGCCATCAAGTAAGAGCATACAGCCAGCCGGCTAGGCCAGATTTAAACAACCTGCCTGAGTGAACATCACCAGGGAAGAATTCCGAACACTATTCGTATTCTAGCAGACAACCGAAAATGTACTCCCAGATATGCCTTCGTGGTCAAAGGCGTAGATCCCTCAAGCTAACACTACCGCAGAAGTTCATCCAAGCTCGCCAGGGACACCGACATCCCATAaaacacacatatacacatcCACAAAGACAATATATATGTTTACAgctatgtatatatatatatatatatgtatgctcGGGAGGAGATATCATCATCGCTGCACCAGCGGAAAAGGAAACACAGTGATGCTTCGGCAGCGCTGGGCTCCTACCTGCAGGAACGCCCTGCTCGTAGAGGTTTTTCGCGTACTGGAGATCCCACTCCGTCGGTCGCGGTCCCTTCGGCCGCTTGTCTTTCTTCTGATCGATGTGATCCATCGCGCCATACTTGCCATACAAGTCTTCTAGAAACAAAATCCACGCACCAGACAAACACGAATAGCCTCCGTCCGCAGACACATTGCCCCTGCGCACATGGATATAGACCAGTCTGCGATGCTGAGTACATGCACAGCACAGAAGGTATATACACATCTGATCGAGTGCGGAGAACGACACAATGCGACGCATCTTTTCTCTAAGGTCGAAAAATGCGCCCTCACACACGATTAGCCTCTACAGATATACGCCCACGtaaatacacatatatatatgtacataccTGTttacgcatatatatatatatatattcatggAAGACACGCTTTTCGCCACATCTCAAGCACGATTCAAGGCGAAACTTGGTCTGAATTTCCTCTCACTCTGCGGCCCGTCAATGAGGTCATGGGCGCCCGTCTGCTGATTGACGCGATAAGCTCCTTTTCCGATACGGTAGTCCGCCAGACgacctgaaaaaaaagaaatTCAGGAACTCATCGTCTCCTACGCTCCTAGCTCTCTTCAGCGATCGAGCAGGGTGGGCGCGCATGTGCGCTCCTCGCTTGTCTGCGAAATTCGCTTTAAACCACGCAGGTCCCTGAAGGAAAAAGACTTCCTCGCTTGAAAGGCCTTCCGAGTCACACCTCCATAAGGTGTCTAGGGTCCAGGGCCCCATCTCAACGGCGAGCAGCCCCtgctcgcttcttccgcttcgaCTTTCCGGTTTTCTCTCCACCCTTTTCGAAATCTCGTTTATCCCTCTGATTGCCGCCcttcctgcatgcgctctcTTTTTTTGTCGCTTCGTTGCCGCCTTTCTGCTCCACCACACACCCCGACCATTCTGTGGAGGCCTTCCCGCAACCTTTCTCTTTTCCTCCCGCAAAATCTGACTAAAACAAGTAACTCACCCGCGTTGAGCTCAACTTGCGCGACTTCGCCCTGCTGCTGGACAGCTCCCGCGTACGGATCTCCGTAggcctgaagaagaaaaaccgaAGCGGGCGCTCGGCATAGAGACGTTTCTCAGCCGAGAGAGAACTCTagtcctctgcggctgcgccgacTCAAGACGACTGCAAGTCTCAACTCCAGCCACCCCCGCAGTTTGCAAATACACTcggacatatatatatatatgccttGTTATATATGCCTTCTTCATGTCAGCATTTGAATTTTCGCTATGAGACTCCTCCTGACCTTCGGGATGTAACTGTTATAACTGTTGATTCAGAATAAGCATAGCACCAATCCATTAGTAAGATATATGATAGTAGCTAAGCTGCCATATAAGGTttaagtcgcttgtggaacagcactaccaataataatcaagaagatctTGCTCTCCTCACACCAGAGAAAACAAACAGACAAACCACGCGCCTGACCCCACATACACATGGAGATACAGCCACCGaggaatatatatatatatatttatatttatacgtatatataagCACAGCAGCACATATATTCATTTAGATACGTGTTCGTGAAGGAAATCACTGACGCTGTTCATGTCCCCCTCACCCTCTGGTGGTGGGTATCGTGCAGGCTGAACCGCGAAAAACCAACTAAAATCCACACACCTAAATACTCATTTATTTATATACTATGCAGAGATATATGCGGTATTTGCCATACACACCAGCAGCGCGGAGCGCTTCGCTAGTCGTCGCAGCCAGTTTTTCTTTCATTTTGTCGCAGTTCTTTGCGTCCTAcgaagctgcggctgcgttcTGAGAATTTTGTCTCACTTCGTCCACGTAAGGATTGCGGTAGGTGTATTGGTACGTCTGCGAGAACGGGTCCCAGCGCATGCCTTCCGGCGCCTTCATGTTCATCTCCGCTGTCGTGGGCggtggctgcagcagacgggaagagaaaaagaaaaaactcCAAGGCCCCCGACAATACCGCAGCCGACCCGATGGACGGGAGAGAGCAAGGACGggtgaagaggaagaaaatgCTGCGGCAGTTGAGGTTTGCCGAGTATTTTCGCAGACAACCATGCTGATTTCGCTTGTGAAGGAAGCGTCTAGGGTGCAGGCTTTAATGTTTAGGGAGAGGCAGGTAGGTCTTTGACTTACCGGGGCGGCGGTCTGATTGTAACCCCAGGCggtggcgccgccgaagtTTTGTTTGGGCATGTCATCGTAATCGAGGTCGTACATCATGGAGTGCTCAGCGGCTTCGTAGAACTCGAGGCCCTTGttgcctgcgcgtcgtccggcttcttcctcgaccCCCTCAGACACCTCTGCCACCCCCCAGCTGTCGTCCGCATCTGAGTTCGTAACGCACGCCTCCTGACCtgaccgccgcgccttcctcttctgcgcctgcagaaatACGCCAGTCATCTTCTTCaccgcgagcgaggacgctgagagcgacggcagcgagggcATGGATAGCAGCGACGCTGACGACGATGAAAAACACTGGGATCGACTCGCCTTCTGTCTGCACTGCCTGTAGATCTCCCGCATGCGAGCCGAAGCTGAGGCCGGCGCTgccagaggcaggcgcgcctgcgaggatCCTGAAGCGTGCGCGTCGTTTCCCAATCCGGTGTCTTCGCTGGCCTTCGCCCCAGAACTTGAAGACCTCGAATATGCAGCTCTGTCCTCCGCGAGAAACGCCGCAGTCGCAGGCTGCGCGGTGACCCCCGGCGacggagcagcagcagcagacgaaggcgctcgagacgtgcggcgctgcgaggagctcgcgaTCATTTTCTGGATGTCCGCAAGCACAGTAGAGGGGGAGTGACGCTTCCCACTTCCgttctcgccttcggcgccctTCGCCGGCTCCTTCGCGCTTTCGCAAGGCTCAGTCTCCGCCCCTCCCTtaggctgcgcctgcgcgtcctccgccgtctcttgGCGCTCCGCGAGCAGTAGCGCCTCTAGCTCttgcgcgcgcttcgcctcctcggctcTCAGattctccctcctcttctccgctctccttTGCTTTCTGCGTtcacgcgcctgccgcagctgctcccGCGGCGTATCTGCACATGCCGCGGGCGGGACGAATATCTGCCAGGGCTCCgacctcgcgccgcgtcgcctcagtTCGCGTGCGTCCTGCTTAGAGTCGCCGTcaggcgctgctcgctcCTCGGtgggcgcgtcttcgcgctcggAGTCGCTCTCGTCAGACTCATCCCAGACGTAGTGctggccgcgcggcgcctcaaACTGGTTGAGCTCCACGTCgctgggcggcagcgagccgccgaGTGTGTCTGTGTCGCTGCTCAAGTCCGAGGACGCGGGGGAGACActcgaggagggcggagaggacgcgcggccgccggcgctctcgcAAGGAACAGAGATCGCCGAAAAAtctccgcgccctgcgacgtctggcctcgccctctgtgGCGCCTTTTCTCCTGCTTCCTGTCGGCGTTCGTCTCCATCCTGCGCAACCCTTTCCCCCCTTTCCGATCTGTGGGACGTCGCGCCAGGAGGCGATCGAGCGCCAGGTTGCTCGCTGAGCGCCGGAacggccgccgcacgcgattcctgcgtgcctctgcttccttccTCCTTTTGGTTTTTCGGCTTGCGGAGGAGGTTCGAGAGCCACGCGCGGCCGGTAACGCACCTGAAGgtggcggaggaagaggacgcgtGAGTTGGCGAGCCGGtgctttcttcgcctcctgcgtgcggccgggcggcgccttcatctcgcgcatgcggctgTCTTCGCTGCCTAAGGCGActgcccgcgtcgcccgcgccttcgcttcctcgtgGCGCACCTTGGTTCGCtgcgcgtccctctcgcgAGCGACTGGAAAAAAAGAACGGGTCGCCCGCCAGcatctcctcgtcttcttcctccggcgcctcagGCTCGGGAACCGGGCTCGCCCAGCCGTCactgccgctgtcgctgccaGACCAGAGGGAGACATAGGCCTCAGAGACTTGCGACTGCGACGAGTACGAGTCactttcgccttcttcgccgttgccgtttttctctgagtccttcgcgtcttctaCCTCTCCTTCTAGCTCCCCCTCGCCGCGTTTCTCGCCGTCTGTCGCGTGACGCTCTTCGCcagtctccgcgctcgctACGCGACCCTCGAGGTCTGCCTCCGGGGCagagctctgcggcgccggccaGAGCTCTGCCGAGACGAGGGCCTGTTGCAGGAAAGGTcttccgtcgtcgcgcggctcgcccagCGCCCGCTTTCGgccctcttcctccgcttcctggAGAAGCGAATGAGCCtcccgcttcgcctcctccgcttcgcgctgCGAACGCTCGACGGCCAAagcctcgagccgcgcgtgGACCTTTCTCCGCATTTCTTCTTTAtaccgcaggcgctgctccaCGCCTGTTTTCTTCTCACATGCCTCTTGCTCacgcttctcgcgcgacaGGCACGCGTCGTGGGCGCTCTCGTGGCTTGGTCTGCTGTCATTCAGCCGCATTTCTCGTTTTCCACGCGACGTCGTCTCGCTGCctttccgcgtctccgcgcctctcgccgcttccctgcgcccgcgcgcgccgccgctcagcCTCCTGCCGGGTTTCTCCTCGGCAGATGGActccctcgtctgcgcctctcctccactcgcccgccctctccatcgtcgcccgcgctctccccgcgagcggcgtcgccgtcgcacgcgcgcctcagcaggTCGCTCTCAAGTTGCCGCATGGCAGTGGACATGCGCCGAAGGAGCGCCAGGAACGTGACGGCGCTGGCGTTCACAGAGAacggtgtctctctctcagggGCGGCGGTACTCCCGcaagccgcagacgcccgcgcgggcgcatcacgcggcggcgctgaggagCTTGGTGCGTCAGAGAGAAGCTCTCggccgcccgcagcagcccctcgctgagcagcaggagacgcggacgagggcgcttgcgaagcaggcggccgcgaggccgcagacgcggcctgcagcccctgcggaggagacgcagaagactcCCGCTTTTCTGTCGCCGGTCGAAGCGTCCGCAGTCTAGCAAACATCCTCTGCGCTTCgttctcgcctccttcttggcacggcgctgccggcgccgcactcgccgaggtctccagcggccgccgcagcgtcgtgCGCTCCCGCTCGGGCTTCCGAGCAGGCTCCCCCTCAgggcgcttctccgcgctcagcgccgcgcggagtgcagcctcttcgctccgcatgagcgcctcgccctccacgatcgccgcctgcaggcgagccgacagccggcgcagcagcagcgcctgccgcctcacGGGAGGACGCTTCGAGGTCTCCGGAGGAACCCCTTCCGCGAAGGTCACCGTTttacgcggaggcgccgcgccagcgccagACGAGATGGAAGACGCACAAGAGACCGACgtgcccgcagacgcgcgcggaggctgcgcggccgtcgcgtaCGCCGTGGGCAGAGACGCCgaacgcggcgacgaaggcggcaaTGCCATGTGAGCCTGCGCAGCCGAGAACTTGAGCCCCGCGGGCGAGTATGGATCCATTCGGTTGTTCTTCCCCGGCAGCCACGACCCAATGCCGgctttctgctgcgcgtAGCTGTCCACGAGTTTGTCTTCGGCCTTCCGCTCCAGCTTCGCCATTTTGTCTTGGTAGCGAATCTGAGAGGCACGACACGCACATCAGAGACGCGGTTTAGGCGCGTTCgcagtctcttctctcgcctgtctTCGCGTAAATAGAAAGCGCGAGACAAACTGCCGAAGCCGCAACTTTGGAGAGAGAAACGGTACCAAATTGTCGAATTCTCCTCGGGAGAATTCGTGGGTCGCcacggcgcgtgcgtcttcacacgcacacgcgcagaatcgaggagggaggcggcagtGCTGGAAACCGCGTTCGCGTCGGAATATCGATACACTAAAGCACGGAAATACACCTCGAGTTCCACTTGCCCTTATAATGGATGGTTTTTGACTTCGCCCCCTTAGTGAAGATGCACGGAGCCGCGCAAGCGCCGCTCCAAATCCGAGCGAACCCAACGGCTTCGGCGTGCCTTCCCAGCAGGCGAAAACTCCtcagcttcctcgcgctgAGGCGCAGTAGTGTGCATCACAGAACTTTACACGCGCCCGCATGCACTCCGCatccattaccaaatgccCTATCATTCATGTGAGGGAATAGTCCTTAGGATTCCACACAGACTAGCGTCAAGCAGACGACCACCAAAGTGagcgctgtcgcgcgtcgagcgccgcagacgcctgcgcctgcggcgcgcctttgTCATCCCACGGACGCTTCGAGGTTGCCTCACTTCCTGCTCAAAGCCTTCCAGAGGGTTCATCGCGAGTtcgggctgcggcggatTCTGGTGCGGCACGAGCTGCATCGTCCAGCCGTTCGCCGTCTGtgcctcctgcagcgctcCAGGGTGCGGGGAGTCCTGCGGGGTCTCGAAGGGGTCGAAAAAtccgccaggcggcggcacgTCCGCGAACATGCAGtaggcgtcgccgccatACTCCCTGTGCATGTGCATCgcctgaaaagaaaaacagacgacacacgaggcgcgcgcttgTGCAGAGGAACTCTGAGCAGGAAGGGCAACCCCGACGTGAGCTCGaaaggaaggagacagcggagcgcccgcgagttgagacacacacgcggagccgcagaggaagcgttCGCCGAAGGCGCCAAGCCGAGACACGATGAGCAACGGGGCGAGCGACcgaccgcgcccgcgcgcatTCAAGTACCTACGCGGTATGGAGTGTGTATTGGCTTCCCGTGGATAAGCGCAAAAATGCGTatgcgcccgcgcgcatgcagcgagcaGGGAGAAAGAAAGCAAGCAACGAAGCGgagcaagcgccgccgcgaagtgGATTGCGACGCCCAGACACCCATGCGCGACACTACGAAGCAAAAACGCGCATACGCATTTCTGCGCTTATCCACGAAAAGCCAATACACACTCCACACCGCGTAGGTACTTGAATAGACAACCAATCGGGCCTATATGGGATGAAAGAAGCTTGCCCTTTGCTGTGAGCCACGTCGTAGCACACTGCTTTTTCTGCAAACGTAAccgcgcatgcatatacgATCAAGGGCGCGATTTGCCGTTGCAGCAAGTACCTCTTGCGTCTCCGGCATCGCTTTTTCCTCCGAGGTGAGCGTCGTCTGCCGGCTGATCGTTTGGTAGAACTGGCAGTCGCTCTCCTGCAGCATCTCTGCGTTCTCAGACTCGTTTTGGAAGCTGCTCCACCCCATGTGGTTCGGACCCGGCCCCGGATTGTGAAGATCATCCAGGTGCATTCTGGAAATTGAACAACGAAGGGAAACGAAGTGTACGACAATACGACAACGCACCACCTGTTGGTGCAACACGCACACGCTCTTCCAGGCAACAAAAGAGTTTGAAAACGtgtacatacgtatatatgttaTGTCTGCTGACACGCGGAGAAAGCGGaacggcgcagcagaaagagaTAGGGTTCGCAGACGGCATGCAGCTTTACCGGTATTCCAGCAGGTCGAGGTAGAAGGTGAGGCGAAAGAGGAGCTCCTCCCGGTGCTCAAAGAAAACCTCGAGACCTTTCTTCATCCGATGCAGACGAATGTGCTCCAAGACGCTGCTCGCCAAGTCCTCGGCGAGCACTTGACTGCGCGAAACAAaacaaaagaaaaaaacctTTTACATAAACCAAAACGTGATCTCACAGAGACACATGAAGTATCGCCCTCCAGGCGCGTGCATGTCTCCGCAAAGAGAAAATCCGCTGCCTGCTTGCCTCCAGCCAGCGCAATTTCCGCTTCCTTTTCCGTCGCACGCTGCCTTTCCACACGCGACTCCCATCTCACTCGATAGATTAGCTAGTCTCATGCAACTCACACCTAAATTGGCTCTGGGTTCATAGTTAATCACAGGCGTAGTGACTCTAGCTTCCAAATAACCTCCACCACCGTGATTTTATCCACTGCAGCCTGTCCTTCGTGATCAAGCGCTGTCCATCCGATGCGGAAGACATAACCGCGCGTACGTGTACAtgcatacgtacatacatacaggcgtatgcatatacatacatatacacattcAATTTTTtttatatataaatatatgtatatatataaacgtgtatatatatattcatacaGGCATAGGGAGACACAGTCGCGCGAGTCCACGGAAGCCtacgcggcgcgcctcgcgagcgGGGCACGCTGGAGCTCTGGACCTTGATACatggcgtcgctgccggcttCCAGACGAGCGCATGCATTGTGCGATAAAGAAGCACAGTAAGTGGAATCGCTTGTGGGTGTGGATAGTCCCGCCCAGTGCACgcacgcggtcgcctgcgcagcttACCACTTTTTGTCGCGAATGGGAGGCGCTAGGAGGACGTCGGAGTCGACCGGGTCTGCGGGCTCCATCAACAGCGGCCTCCACTTCCACTCGTCTTCGAGGTCATACGTGATGCAAGCGGGGTGGTGATTCTGGAGGTTCCCCCACAGCTGAAAGTTGTTGAACACGACCTCTACAGTTGAGTACGGAAGAAAACTCAGCGTCTCATGCGGGTTCACCAGCGCCTAAGAAGCAAACGCCCCCACAAACGATCGCGCGCCACACTACACTCTTCCGCACACACATATAGACATACATACACGCacacaggacacgcatacagatatatacatatatatatgtcgactcagatcccaaacacacaaacatatacatatgcgcatgaaaccaggacacgcatacagatatatacatatatatatgtcgactcagatcccaaacacacaaacatatacatatgcgcatgaaaccaggacacgcatacagatatatacatatatatatatatatgtcgactcagatcccaaacacacaaacatatacatatccgcatgaaaccaggacacgcatacagatatatacatatatatatatatatgtcgactcagatcccaaacacacaaacatatacatatccgcatgaaaccaggacacgcatacagatatatacatatatatatgtcgactcagat
This portion of the Besnoitia besnoiti strain Bb-Ger1 chromosome VII, whole genome shotgun sequence genome encodes:
- a CDS encoding Sma protein (encoded by transcript BESB_078055) is translated as MYMFALVNPHETLSFLPYSTVEVVFNNFQLWGNLQNHHPACITYDLEDEWKWRPLLMEPADPVDSDVLLAPPIRDKKCQVLAEDLASSVLEHIRLHRMKKGLEVFFEHREELLFRLTFYLDLLEYRMHLDDLHNPGPGPNHMGWSSFQNESENAEMLQESDCQFYQTISRQTTLTSEEKAMPETQEAMHMHREYGGDAYCMFADVPPPGGFFDPFETPQDSPHPGALQEAQTANGWTMQLVPHQNPPQPELAMNPLEGFEQEIRYQDKMAKLERKAEDKLVDSYAQQKAGIGSWLPGKNNRMDPYSPAGLKFSAAQAHMALPPSSPRSASLPTAYATAAQPPRASAGTSVSCASSISSGAGAAPPRKTVTFAEGVPPETSKRPPVRRQALLLRRLSARLQAAIVEGEALMRSEEAALRAALSAEKRPEGEPARKPERERTTLRRPLETSASAAPAAPCQEGGENEAQRMFARLRTLRPATEKRESSASPPQGLQAASAASRPPASQAPSSASPAAQRGAAAGGRELLSDAPSSSAPPRDAPARASAACGSTAAPERETPFSVNASAVTFLALLRRMSTAMRQLESDLLRRACDGDAARGESAGDDGEGGRVEERRRRGSPSAEEKPGRRLSGGARGRREAARGAETRKGSETTSRGKREMRLNDSRPSHESAHDACLSREKREQEACEKKTGVEQRLRYKEEMRRKVHARLEALAVERSQREAEEAKREAHSLLQEAEEEGRKRALGEPRDDGRPFLQQALVSAELWPAPQSSAPEADLEGRVASAETGEERHATDGEKRGEGELEGEVEDAKDSEKNGNGEEGESDSYSSQSQVSEAYVSLWSGSDSGSDGWASPVPEPEAPEEEDEEMLAGDPFFFSSRSREGRAANQGAPRGSEGAGDAGSRLRQRRQPHARDEGAARPHAGGEESTGSPTHASSSSATFRCVTGRAWLSNLLRKPKNQKEEGSRGTQESRAAAVPALSEQPGARSPPGATSHRSERGERVAQDGDERRQEAGEKAPQRARPDVAGRGDFSAISVPCESAGGRASSPPSSSVSPASSDLSSDTDTLGGSLPPSDVELNQFEAPRGQHYVWDESDESDSEREDAPTEERAAPDGDSKQDARELRRRGARSEPWQIFVPPAACADTPREQLRQARERRKQRRAEKRRENLRAEEAKRAQELEALLLAERQETAEDAQAQPKGGAETEPCESAKEPAKGAEGENGSGKRHSPSTVLADIQKMIASSSQRRTSRAPSSAAAAPSPGVTAQPATAAFLAEDRAAYSRSSSSGAKASEDTGLGNDAHASGSSQARLPLAAPASASARMREIYRQCRQKASRSQCFSSSSASLLSMPSLPSLSASSLAVKKMTGVFLQAQKRKARRSGQEACVTNSDADDSWGVAEVSEGVEEEAGRRAGNKGLEFYEAAEHSMMYDLDYDDMPKQNFGGATAWGYNQTAAPPPPTTAEMNMKAPEGMRWDPFSQTYQYTYRNPYVDEAYGDPYAGAVQQQGEVAQVELNAGRLADYRIGKGAYRVNQQTGAHDLIDGPQKDLYGKYGAMDHIDQKKDKRPKGPRPTEWDLQYAKNLYEQGVPAGYTPAPNEEDQEALVRDLLRAPTQGAEEYAAYDGGVDIAALGLATERPADKKVRVAKPQAADAEDEEERLEQPASPPAAEPRAGAGAYAKKTEEEPVVPPIEWHRPSPTGHYAADQVAKWKWYYRMEEIYYIWQQMDFPVRNNHVFCGFPVHFSSSDVNDIRSYLGGARRFRKLLDIPVDSIVYAITAKCFPLMGGVISTWLFFGAEVPLIVSDSRKTSYFFLREGVFPSLRVRPFFIILCLNLRRRRCPVAFCLQEDHSTQERERRMKRTKKPKHVKRPED